In the Acidovorax sp. A79 genome, one interval contains:
- a CDS encoding phage tail protein — protein sequence MQTLPTDQLRRQTAWRHPSNSRVGARPARQFVGLGDDTINLSGVLAPEFAGSMRSLEALRKMADSGKAWALVSGAGEVFGAWTIENLTETRSVLIDNGAARRIEFDLQLAAVDDQRAEPSGGVDPWPVDDWWEWWE from the coding sequence CTGCAGACCCTGCCCACCGACCAGCTGCGCCGGCAAACGGCCTGGCGCCACCCCAGCAATTCGAGGGTGGGGGCAAGGCCGGCGCGCCAGTTTGTGGGCCTGGGCGATGACACCATCAACCTGTCGGGCGTGCTGGCGCCTGAGTTCGCAGGCTCCATGCGTTCGCTGGAAGCGCTGCGCAAGATGGCCGACAGCGGCAAGGCCTGGGCGCTGGTGTCGGGCGCGGGCGAGGTGTTCGGCGCCTGGACCATCGAGAACCTGACCGAAACCCGATCTGTGCTGATCGACAACGGCGCCGCGCGGCGCATCGAGTTCGACCTGCAGCTGGCGGCCGTGGATGACCAGCGCGCCGAGCCCTCGGGCGGTGTG
- a CDS encoding GpE family phage tail protein: MADLALVFHWRPVDMDSMTVADLMEWRERARERHERQE, translated from the coding sequence ATGGCCGACCTGGCCCTGGTGTTCCATTGGCGGCCCGTCGACATGGACTCCATGACGGTGGCCGACCTGATGGAGTGGCGGGAGCGGGCGCGCGAGCGCCACGAGCGCCAGGAATGA
- a CDS encoding phage tail tape measure protein yields MADNLRLRVVMDFVDRIIAPLRRVSAGSSEAARALKAAKESLKALNAQQAQVGEFRTLKSELQGTAAKLAQARGRVGELARAYGQTAEPTRAMTQELAKAKREAAALGNQHDSQQAKLQNLRTRLSAAGISTRDLANHSQRLRTDIAAANTTIEQQTAKLKANGEQQRKLGELRKRHGQDMLHAGMIGASGAAMMAGGNKLAGPLRSVVGAFMPAEVSESQLRASMMGKAGDVGPEFQQILDLATRLGDKLPGTTAQFIDMMTMLRRQGMTSQSILGGLGESAAYLGIQLQMPVTAAAEFAAKMQDATQTSEKDMMGLMDMIQRAFYSGVDPTNMLQGFTKMGALMPLIGREGLEAGNMLAPMLVMMDQAGMKGEAAGNAIRKVVQLSMDAEKLAKANKMLKGEGVQLEFYNKAGKFAGFDNMFAQLDKLKGVDSDVKRIAAMKKLFGDDAETHEVLNTLMKKGIAGYREVVARMEAQADLRKRVDSQLKTLSAAAEAAQGSFTNMLKDMGATIAPDLVLLLNKLGEMANAMGAWTRENQGAVKWVLRIVGALAIGATALGAITLAFASVMGPMLLFRFGLARLGILLPGIGTAFSALLTVARAVGLFLMANPIAAALLAIGAAAYFIWKNWDALGGSIPAVLATIGAHFLNFSPLGLLYRAFAGALSWLGIQLPATFSEFGGHIIDGLVNGITRRAAALRDAVVGVAEAVGGWFRETLGIASPSRVFMQYGGWISEGAALGIAGGQGAVRTAALAMATAATATMPMAADAAALRIDNRPPLMAQGAGVAAPMGGSTHISITINPAPGADPRPSRVRCRPSWTGARAQSARACCRSTAKSTRSTHAVFFGPVRLRAADPAHRPAAPANGLAPPQQFEGGGKAGAPVCGPGR; encoded by the coding sequence ATGGCTGACAACCTGCGTTTGCGGGTGGTGATGGATTTTGTAGATCGCATCATCGCCCCCTTGAGGCGCGTCAGCGCCGGCAGCAGCGAGGCCGCCCGCGCGCTCAAGGCCGCGAAGGAAAGCCTCAAGGCACTCAACGCCCAGCAGGCCCAGGTGGGCGAGTTCCGCACGCTCAAGAGCGAACTGCAGGGCACAGCCGCAAAGCTGGCCCAGGCCCGCGGGCGCGTGGGGGAGCTGGCGCGCGCCTACGGCCAGACGGCCGAGCCCACGCGGGCCATGACACAGGAACTGGCGAAGGCCAAGCGAGAGGCGGCAGCGCTGGGAAACCAGCACGACAGCCAGCAGGCGAAGCTGCAGAACCTGCGCACCAGGCTGTCGGCCGCCGGCATCAGCACGCGCGACCTGGCGAACCACTCGCAGCGCCTGCGCACCGACATTGCCGCAGCCAATACCACCATCGAGCAGCAGACCGCCAAGCTCAAGGCCAACGGCGAGCAGCAGCGCAAGCTGGGCGAACTGCGCAAGCGCCACGGCCAGGACATGCTGCACGCCGGAATGATCGGCGCCAGCGGCGCGGCCATGATGGCCGGGGGGAACAAACTGGCGGGGCCCCTGCGTTCCGTGGTGGGCGCCTTCATGCCGGCAGAAGTGTCGGAATCGCAGCTGCGCGCGTCCATGATGGGCAAGGCCGGCGACGTGGGGCCGGAGTTCCAGCAGATACTGGACCTGGCCACGCGCCTGGGCGACAAGCTGCCGGGCACCACGGCCCAGTTCATCGACATGATGACCATGCTTCGGCGCCAGGGGATGACCTCGCAATCCATCCTGGGCGGCCTGGGCGAGTCTGCCGCGTACCTGGGCATTCAGCTGCAGATGCCCGTGACTGCTGCCGCCGAGTTCGCAGCCAAGATGCAGGACGCCACGCAGACCAGCGAAAAGGACATGATGGGCCTGATGGACATGATCCAGCGGGCGTTCTACTCGGGGGTCGATCCAACAAACATGCTGCAGGGCTTTACCAAGATGGGGGCGTTGATGCCGCTCATCGGGCGTGAGGGCCTCGAAGCGGGCAACATGCTTGCCCCCATGCTGGTGATGATGGATCAGGCCGGCATGAAAGGGGAAGCCGCAGGCAACGCCATCCGCAAGGTGGTGCAGCTGTCGATGGATGCCGAAAAGCTGGCCAAAGCAAACAAGATGCTCAAGGGCGAGGGCGTACAGCTGGAGTTCTATAACAAGGCTGGCAAGTTCGCGGGCTTTGACAACATGTTCGCCCAGCTGGACAAGCTCAAGGGTGTGGACAGCGACGTGAAGCGCATCGCGGCCATGAAGAAGCTGTTTGGCGATGACGCTGAAACCCATGAAGTGCTCAATACCCTGATGAAAAAGGGCATTGCCGGCTACCGCGAGGTGGTGGCCAGGATGGAAGCCCAGGCCGACCTGCGCAAGCGCGTGGACTCCCAGCTCAAGACACTGAGCGCGGCGGCCGAGGCGGCACAGGGCAGCTTCACCAACATGCTCAAAGATATGGGCGCCACCATCGCGCCTGATCTGGTGCTGCTGCTGAACAAGCTTGGCGAAATGGCCAACGCCATGGGCGCCTGGACGCGCGAGAACCAGGGCGCCGTGAAATGGGTGCTGCGCATAGTGGGTGCGCTGGCCATTGGTGCCACCGCGCTGGGTGCCATCACCCTGGCGTTCGCATCGGTGATGGGGCCCATGCTGCTGTTTCGCTTTGGCCTGGCCCGCCTCGGGATTCTGCTGCCGGGCATCGGCACGGCCTTCAGCGCGCTGTTGACGGTTGCCCGGGCGGTGGGCCTGTTCCTGATGGCGAATCCCATCGCGGCGGCGCTGCTGGCGATTGGGGCGGCGGCGTACTTCATCTGGAAGAACTGGGACGCCCTGGGCGGCAGCATCCCGGCGGTGCTGGCCACCATCGGCGCGCACTTCCTGAACTTCTCGCCGCTGGGCCTGCTGTACCGCGCGTTCGCTGGTGCCCTGAGCTGGCTTGGAATCCAGCTGCCCGCAACGTTCTCGGAGTTCGGCGGCCACATCATCGACGGCCTGGTGAACGGCATCACCCGGCGCGCGGCGGCCTTGCGCGATGCAGTGGTGGGCGTGGCCGAGGCGGTGGGCGGGTGGTTTCGCGAAACGCTGGGCATTGCCAGCCCGTCGCGCGTGTTCATGCAGTACGGCGGCTGGATTTCCGAGGGGGCGGCCCTGGGCATTGCCGGTGGCCAGGGCGCCGTGCGCACCGCGGCGCTGGCCATGGCCACGGCGGCCACCGCCACCATGCCGATGGCGGCCGACGCGGCGGCGCTGCGCATCGACAACCGGCCGCCGCTGATGGCCCAGGGCGCCGGGGTGGCTGCGCCCATGGGCGGCAGCACGCACATCAGCATCACCATCAACCCGGCCCCCGGCGCGGACCCCAGGCCATCGCGCGTGCGGTGTCGGCCGAGCTGGACCGGCGCGAGAGCGCAAAGCGCTCGCGCGTGCTGTCGCAGTACGGCGAAATCGACTAGGAGCACCCATGCTGTTTTCTTTGGGCCAGTTCGCCTTCGGGCTGCAGACCCTGCCCACCGACCAGCTGCGCCGGCAAACGGCCTGGCGCCACCCCAGCAATTCGAGGGTGGGGGCAAGGCCGGCGCGCCAGTTTGTGGGCCTGGGCGATGA